The proteins below come from a single Corylus avellana chromosome ca3, CavTom2PMs-1.0 genomic window:
- the LOC132173409 gene encoding probable serine/threonine-protein kinase At1g54610: protein MGCLCCKPSAIEDSKESPRERLSSKASSEWRASRVTSSRREEVHRPKDRYDSNDGRTMLIDKQANGSVRLHSEHLERKREKTEYVVAQYPGMGTVPKATEGEQIAAGWPSWLAAVAGEAIRGWTPRRADSFQKLDKIGQGTYSNVYMARDLEHNKTVALKKVRFDNLEPESVRFMAREIHILRRLDHPNVIKLEGLVTSRMSCSLYLVFEYMEHDLAGLASHPGLKFTEAQVKCYMQQLLQGLDHCHSCGVLHRDIKGSNLLIDNNGILKIADFGLASFFDPHQSQPLTSRVVTLWYRPPELLLGATFYGTAVDLWSTGCILAELYAGKPIMPGRTEVEQLHKIFKLCGSPSEDYWRKSKLPHATIFKPQQPYRRCVADTFKDFPAPALALMEALLSIDPSDRGSAASALKSEFFTTKPLPCDPASLPKYPPSKEFDAKVRDEEARRQGAAVSKGQRPDLERRGGTRESRAIPAPDANAELVLSMQKRQGQSNSKSRSEKFNPHPEEVASGFPIDPPRPSQTVEGTMEPQERHHKRGSHSGPLAHRAAWAKAGKNLDDAAKISTGADLSTMSGLVEARRMSEDRRQRSSSSQPEVAKFIGRFPGSFKESSEFLTQQDQKHHTQGIVGSNKKEDARMSNKDPILLGYGSKGHKIHYSGPLLVPSGNMDQVLKDHDRHIQEAVRRARLDKAKVRKLQLEGNQVSTNSLFVSGR, encoded by the exons ATGGGTTGCCTTTGTTGCAAGCCCTCTGCTATTGAGGACAGCAAGGAGAGCCCGAGAGAGCGGTTATCGAGCAAGGCCTCATCGGAGTGGCGGGCATCGAGGGTGACCTCATCAAGAAGGGAGGAAGTGCATCGACCCAAGGATCGATACGATAGTAATGATGGAAGGACAATGttaattgataagcaagcaaatgGTTCGGTTCGGTTACACAGTGAGCATTTGGAGAGGAAGAGGGAGAAGACGGAGTATGTTGTTGCTCAATATCCGGGGATGGGTACAGTTCCAAAAGCTACAGAAGGGGAGCAGATTGCAGCAGGGTGGCCTTCGTGGCTGGCCGCAGTTGCTGGAGAGGCTATTAGAGGATGGACTCCACGGCGTGCAGATTCTTTCCAGAAGCTGGATAAA ATTGGCCAAGGAACTTACAGTAATGTTTATATGGCTCGTGACCTTGAACATAATAAAACTGTTGCTTTAAAGAAAGTAAGGTTTGATAACCTGGAACCTGAGAGTGTTCGCTTTATGGCAAGGGAAATTCACATTCTGCGTAGGCTTGATCATCCCAATGTAATAAAACTGGAAGGTCTAGTTACATCAAGGATGTCTTGCAGCTTGTACCTTGTCTTTGAGTACATGGAACATGATTTGGCTGGGCTTGCTTCACACCCTGGTCTGAAATTTACAGAAGCACAG GTTAAATGTTACATGCAGCAACTTTTACAAGGACTTGATCATTGTCACAGCTGTGGTGTTCTGCATCGTGACATAAAGGGTTCCAACCTTCTAATTGACAACAATGGTATCTTGAAGATTGCAGACTTTGGTCTGGCAAGTTTTTTCGATCCCCATCAAAGTCAGCCACTAACAAGCCGTGTTGTAACTCTTTGGTACCGGCCACCGGAGCTCTTACTTGGAGCCACTTTCTATGGAACAGCTGTAGATTTATGGAGTACAGGTTGCATACTTGCTGAATTGTATGCTGGCAAGCCTATTATGCCTGGAAGAACCGag GTGGAGCAATTGCATAAAATTTTCAAGCTTTGTGGCTCACCTTCCGAGGATTATTGGAGAAAATCTAAGTTGCCCCATGCAACCATATTTAAGCCCCAACAACCTTATAGACGCTGTGTTGCAGATACATTTAAAGATTTCCCTGCACCAGCATTAGCATTGATGGAGGCTTTACTTTCCATAGATCCTTCTGATCGCGGATCTGCAGCTTCTGCTCTCAAAAGTGAG TTCTTTACGACAAAACCACTTCCTTGTGATCCTGCCAGCTTGCCAAAGTATCCTCCTAGCAAAGAGTTCGATGCAAAAGTGCGAGATGAGGAAGCCAGAAG ACAAGGAGCAGCAGTAAGCAAGGGCCAGAGACCTGATCTCGAAAGGAGAGGAGGAACAAGAGAGTCTCGAGCCATCCCAGCACCAGATGCCAATGCTGAATTAGTCTTGTCAATGCAG AAAAGACAAGGTCAGTCCAATTCTAAGAGCCGGAGTGAAAAGTTTAACCCTCATCCTGAAGAAGTTGCGTCCGGCTTTCCAATTGATCCACCTAGACCATCACAAACTGTTGAAGGAACCATGGAACCCCAGGAGCGTCATCACAAGAGAGGCTCCCATTCAGGACCACTGGCTCACCGCGCTGCATGGGCAAAGGCTGGCAAGAACCTAGATGATGCTGCTAAGATATCAACTGGGGCTGACCTGTCAACGATGTCAGGTTTAGTGGAAGCAAGGAGGATGTCTGAAGATCGCAGACAAAGGTCTAGTTCTTCACAGCCTGAAGTTGCAAAATTTATAGGTAGATTTCCGGGATCCTTCAAGGAGAGCTCAGAATTCTTAACGCAACAAGATCAAAAGCATCACACACAGGGAATTGTAGGTtccaataaaaaagaagatGCAAGAATGAGCAACAAAGATCCAATTCTC CTGGGTTATGGGTCGAAGGGTCACAAGATACACTACTCTGGTCCATTGCTAGTTCCATCAGGGAACATGGATCAGGTGCTGAAGGACCATGATCGGCACATCCAAGAAGCCGTTAGACGAGCACGCTTGGACAAGGCAAAGGTCAGAAAACTTCAGCTGGAAGGGAACCAAGTATCAAccaattcattatttgtttcTGGTCGTTGA
- the LOC132173590 gene encoding protein SPA1-RELATED 3-like isoform X1 has protein sequence MCMFWSSCSYRWIVMEGSSESAWQKSDSSRGLNSSGLSDRNRRVLRANRIGLSGDASHDSLFRKERGRVVLAHTDHLKNQGGLSGLFEDEVAVDPFVRAIEWGDVSLREWLDKPDRSVDVFECLHIFRQIVENVSVAHSQGIVVHNVRPSCFVMSSFNHVSFIESASCSDSGSDSLEDGSNSRNVEVKNSSSSFPHGANQQRSSLGSEVFQSVTTPTNALSDTTCMQSSSVCTARVALLEETEENKDKDRGKIEEVEEKNQPFPMKQILLMENNWYTTPEEVAGSPSSCASDIYRLGVLLFELFCPLSSREEKSRTMSSLRHRVLPPQLLLKWPKEASFCLWLLHPEPSSRPKMGSDLLQSEFLNEPRDDLEEREAAIELRERIEEQELLLEFLLLIQQRKQEAVDKLQDSISFLCTDIEEVMKQKTILKKKDGSCSELRKDDHLVSILPSMNIVDSDDSASSGSRKRYRPRMQLQNIEECDDNLVDSQKSDTLGENKGNFLSKSSRLMKNFKKLESAYFLTRCRPIKHSGKPLSRHSPLSSDGKESIVVTERSSVNNLASKELHNEGRQSGWINPFLEGLCKYLSFTKLKVKADLKQGDLLNSSNLVCSLSFDRDGEFFATAGVNKKIKVFECDTIINEDRDIHYPVVELASRSKLSSICWNSYIKSQIASSNFEGVVQVWDVTRSQALTEMREHEKRVWSIDFSSADPTMLASGSDDGSVKLWSINQGVSIGTIKAKANVCCVQFPLDSGRSLAFGSADHKIYYYDLRNLKIPLCTLIGHNKTVSYVKFVDPMNIVSASTDNTLKLWDLSMCASRVIDTPLQSFTGHINVKNFVGLSVSDGYIATGSETNEVFIYHKAFPMPALSFKFDNTDPLSGHEMGDAAQFISSVCWRSQSSTLVAANSTGNIKILEMV, from the exons ATGTGTATGTTCTGGTCTTCATGCAGCTATAGGTGGATAGTAATGGAGGGTTCATCTGAGTCTGCTTGGCAGAAGTCTGATAGTTCTAGGGGATTGAATAGTTCTGGACTCTCAGACAGGAACCGGAGGGTTCTTCGAGCCAACAGAATTGGCTTGTCAGGTGATGCATCACACGATTCTTTGTTTAGAAAGGAGAGAGGTAGGGTCGTGTTGGCTCACACTGATCATCTCAAAAACCAAGGTGGTTTGTCTGGACTTTTTGAGGATGAGGTAGCAGTTGACCCTTTTGTACGTGCCATAGAATGGGGTGATGTTAGTTTGAGGGAGTGGTTGGACAAACCAGATCGATCTGTTGATGTCTTTGAATGCTTGCACATATTTAGGCAAATTGTGGAGAATGTTAGTGTAGCACATTCCCAAGGAATTGTTGTTCATAATGTGCGGCCTTCCTGCTTTGTGATGTCCTCTTTCAACCATGTCTCCTTCATCGAGTCTGCATCTTGTTCAGATTCTGGTTCTGATTCTTTGGAGGATGGGTCAAATAGCCGAAATGTGGAGGTTAAGAATTCATCCTCTTCCTTTCCCCATGGTGCAAATCAACAAAGAAGTAGCTTAGGAAGTGAAGTTTTTCAATCTGTGACAACACCAACTAATGCTTTATCAGACACTACTTGCATGCAGTCAAGCTCAGTCTGTACAGCACGTGTCGCATTACTGGAAGAGACtgaagaaaataaagacaaagaTAGGGGGAAAATtgaagaagtagaagaaaagAACCAACCATTTCCAATGAAACAGATATTGCTCATGGAGAACAATTGGTACACTACTCCCGAGGAGGTTGCCGGTTCTCCAAGTTCCTGTGCTTCAGACATTTATCGGTTGGGGGTTCTTCTCTTTGAG TTATTTTGTCCATTAAGCTccagagaagaaaaaagcagAACTATGTCTAGTCTGAGACATCGGGTTCTTCCTCCTCAATTGTTGCTGAAGTGGCCAAAAGAAGCTTCATTTTGCTTATGGTTATTGCACCCTGAGCCAAGTAGTCGGCCAAAAATGGG CAGCGATTTGTTACAGAGTGAATTCCTTAATGAACCGAGAGATGATTTAGAAGAACGTGAAGCGGCAATTGAGCTTAGAGAAAGAATAGAGGAGCAAGAATTGTTGCTGGAATTCCTTTTGCTTATACAACAAAGAAAACAGGAAGCTGTAGATAAGTTGCAAGATTCCATTTCCTTTTTGTGTACTGATATTGAAGAAGTTATGAAGCAGAAAACAATTCTTAAGAAAAAGGATGGCTCATGCTCAGAATTGCGGAAGGATGATCATTTAGTTTCAATTCTTCCATCAATGAATATTGTTGATAGTGATGATTCAGCTAGCTCGGGGTCTAGAAAACGATATAGACCAAGAATGCAGCTTCAGAACATAGAGGAATGTGATGATAATCTAGTTGATAGCCAGAAGTCAGATACACTCGGTGAAAATAAAGGAAACTTTCTTTCAAAAAGTTCTCGGTTAATGAAGAACTTTAAGAAACTGGAGTCTGCATACTTTTTGACAAGATGCAGGCCGATCAAGCACTCTGGGAAACCATTGAGCAGACATTCACCATTAAGTAGTGATGGTAAGGAGTCTATTGTTGTAACTGAAAGAAGTTCCGTTAATAATTTGGCATCGAAAGAGCTGCATAATGAGGGTAGACAAAGTGGTTGGATAAATCCATTCCTTGAAGGTTTGTGCAAGTATTTATCTTTCACCAAGTTAAAAGTTAAGGCAGACTTGAAGCAAGGGGATCTGTTAAATTCTTCCAATCTCGTATGCTCTCTCAGTTTTGATCGTGATGGAGAGTTTTTTGCTACGGCTGGtgtaaataagaaaattaaagtaTTTGAATGTGACACAATCATAAATGAAGATCGCGATATACACTATCCTGTAGTTGAATTGGCTAGTAGATCAAAGCTAAGCAGTATATGTTGGAACAGTTATATCAAAAGCCAGATTGCTTCGAGTAACTTTGAAGGTGTTGTGCAG GTATGGGATGTGACAAGAAGTCAAGCACTAACGGAAATGAGAGAGCATGAGAAGCGTGTATGGTCGATAGACTTCTCATCAGCAGATCCAACAATGTTGGCCAGTGGGAGCGATGATGGTTCTGTTAAGCTATGGAGTATCAATCAG GGAGTCAGTATTGGTACCATCAAAGCAAAGGCAAATGTATGCTGTGTTCAGTTTCCCTTGGATTCGGGTCGGTCCCTTGCATTTGGTTCAGCAgatcataaaatttattacTATGATCTCCGTAACTTGAAAATTCCTCTGTGCACATTAATTGGACACAACAAGACTGTGAGTTATGTCAAATTTGTAGATCCAATGAATATTGTTTCTGCGTCCACGGATAACACTCTGAAGCTTTGGGATTTGTCAATGTGTGCATCTCGGGTTATTGACACTCCACTCCAATCATTCACAGGACACATAAATGTAAAG AACTTTGTGGGTTTGTCAGTTTCTGATGGTTACATTGCTACTGGTTCAGAGACAAATGAG GTGTTTATCTATCACAAAGCCTTCCCCATGCCTGCATTGTCATTTAAGTTTGACAACACAGACCCACTTTCAGGCCACGAAATGGGTGATGCTGCACAGTTCATCTCCTCTGTTTGTTGGCGCAGCCagtcctcaaccttagttgctGCAAATTCCACAGGGAATATCAAAATTTTGGAGATGGTTTGA
- the LOC132173590 gene encoding protein SPA1-RELATED 3-like isoform X2 → MCMFWSSCSYRWIVMEGSSESAWQKSDSSRGLNSSGLSDRNRRVLRANRIGLSGDASHDSLFRKERGRVVLAHTDHLKNQGGLSGLFEDEVAVDPFVRAIEWGDVSLREWLDKPDRSVDVFECLHIFRQIVENVSVAHSQGIVVHNVRPSCFVMSSFNHVSFIESASCSDSGSDSLEDGSNSRNVEVKNSSSSFPHGANQQRSSLGSEVFQSVTTPTNALSDTTCMQSSSVCTARVALLEETEENKDKDRGKIEEVEEKNQPFPMKQILLMENNWYTTPEEVAGSPSSCASDIYRLGVLLFELFCPLSSREEKSRTMSSLRHRVLPPQLLLKWPKEASFCLWLLHPEPSSRPKMGDLLQSEFLNEPRDDLEEREAAIELRERIEEQELLLEFLLLIQQRKQEAVDKLQDSISFLCTDIEEVMKQKTILKKKDGSCSELRKDDHLVSILPSMNIVDSDDSASSGSRKRYRPRMQLQNIEECDDNLVDSQKSDTLGENKGNFLSKSSRLMKNFKKLESAYFLTRCRPIKHSGKPLSRHSPLSSDGKESIVVTERSSVNNLASKELHNEGRQSGWINPFLEGLCKYLSFTKLKVKADLKQGDLLNSSNLVCSLSFDRDGEFFATAGVNKKIKVFECDTIINEDRDIHYPVVELASRSKLSSICWNSYIKSQIASSNFEGVVQVWDVTRSQALTEMREHEKRVWSIDFSSADPTMLASGSDDGSVKLWSINQGVSIGTIKAKANVCCVQFPLDSGRSLAFGSADHKIYYYDLRNLKIPLCTLIGHNKTVSYVKFVDPMNIVSASTDNTLKLWDLSMCASRVIDTPLQSFTGHINVKNFVGLSVSDGYIATGSETNEVFIYHKAFPMPALSFKFDNTDPLSGHEMGDAAQFISSVCWRSQSSTLVAANSTGNIKILEMV, encoded by the exons ATGTGTATGTTCTGGTCTTCATGCAGCTATAGGTGGATAGTAATGGAGGGTTCATCTGAGTCTGCTTGGCAGAAGTCTGATAGTTCTAGGGGATTGAATAGTTCTGGACTCTCAGACAGGAACCGGAGGGTTCTTCGAGCCAACAGAATTGGCTTGTCAGGTGATGCATCACACGATTCTTTGTTTAGAAAGGAGAGAGGTAGGGTCGTGTTGGCTCACACTGATCATCTCAAAAACCAAGGTGGTTTGTCTGGACTTTTTGAGGATGAGGTAGCAGTTGACCCTTTTGTACGTGCCATAGAATGGGGTGATGTTAGTTTGAGGGAGTGGTTGGACAAACCAGATCGATCTGTTGATGTCTTTGAATGCTTGCACATATTTAGGCAAATTGTGGAGAATGTTAGTGTAGCACATTCCCAAGGAATTGTTGTTCATAATGTGCGGCCTTCCTGCTTTGTGATGTCCTCTTTCAACCATGTCTCCTTCATCGAGTCTGCATCTTGTTCAGATTCTGGTTCTGATTCTTTGGAGGATGGGTCAAATAGCCGAAATGTGGAGGTTAAGAATTCATCCTCTTCCTTTCCCCATGGTGCAAATCAACAAAGAAGTAGCTTAGGAAGTGAAGTTTTTCAATCTGTGACAACACCAACTAATGCTTTATCAGACACTACTTGCATGCAGTCAAGCTCAGTCTGTACAGCACGTGTCGCATTACTGGAAGAGACtgaagaaaataaagacaaagaTAGGGGGAAAATtgaagaagtagaagaaaagAACCAACCATTTCCAATGAAACAGATATTGCTCATGGAGAACAATTGGTACACTACTCCCGAGGAGGTTGCCGGTTCTCCAAGTTCCTGTGCTTCAGACATTTATCGGTTGGGGGTTCTTCTCTTTGAG TTATTTTGTCCATTAAGCTccagagaagaaaaaagcagAACTATGTCTAGTCTGAGACATCGGGTTCTTCCTCCTCAATTGTTGCTGAAGTGGCCAAAAGAAGCTTCATTTTGCTTATGGTTATTGCACCCTGAGCCAAGTAGTCGGCCAAAAATGGG CGATTTGTTACAGAGTGAATTCCTTAATGAACCGAGAGATGATTTAGAAGAACGTGAAGCGGCAATTGAGCTTAGAGAAAGAATAGAGGAGCAAGAATTGTTGCTGGAATTCCTTTTGCTTATACAACAAAGAAAACAGGAAGCTGTAGATAAGTTGCAAGATTCCATTTCCTTTTTGTGTACTGATATTGAAGAAGTTATGAAGCAGAAAACAATTCTTAAGAAAAAGGATGGCTCATGCTCAGAATTGCGGAAGGATGATCATTTAGTTTCAATTCTTCCATCAATGAATATTGTTGATAGTGATGATTCAGCTAGCTCGGGGTCTAGAAAACGATATAGACCAAGAATGCAGCTTCAGAACATAGAGGAATGTGATGATAATCTAGTTGATAGCCAGAAGTCAGATACACTCGGTGAAAATAAAGGAAACTTTCTTTCAAAAAGTTCTCGGTTAATGAAGAACTTTAAGAAACTGGAGTCTGCATACTTTTTGACAAGATGCAGGCCGATCAAGCACTCTGGGAAACCATTGAGCAGACATTCACCATTAAGTAGTGATGGTAAGGAGTCTATTGTTGTAACTGAAAGAAGTTCCGTTAATAATTTGGCATCGAAAGAGCTGCATAATGAGGGTAGACAAAGTGGTTGGATAAATCCATTCCTTGAAGGTTTGTGCAAGTATTTATCTTTCACCAAGTTAAAAGTTAAGGCAGACTTGAAGCAAGGGGATCTGTTAAATTCTTCCAATCTCGTATGCTCTCTCAGTTTTGATCGTGATGGAGAGTTTTTTGCTACGGCTGGtgtaaataagaaaattaaagtaTTTGAATGTGACACAATCATAAATGAAGATCGCGATATACACTATCCTGTAGTTGAATTGGCTAGTAGATCAAAGCTAAGCAGTATATGTTGGAACAGTTATATCAAAAGCCAGATTGCTTCGAGTAACTTTGAAGGTGTTGTGCAG GTATGGGATGTGACAAGAAGTCAAGCACTAACGGAAATGAGAGAGCATGAGAAGCGTGTATGGTCGATAGACTTCTCATCAGCAGATCCAACAATGTTGGCCAGTGGGAGCGATGATGGTTCTGTTAAGCTATGGAGTATCAATCAG GGAGTCAGTATTGGTACCATCAAAGCAAAGGCAAATGTATGCTGTGTTCAGTTTCCCTTGGATTCGGGTCGGTCCCTTGCATTTGGTTCAGCAgatcataaaatttattacTATGATCTCCGTAACTTGAAAATTCCTCTGTGCACATTAATTGGACACAACAAGACTGTGAGTTATGTCAAATTTGTAGATCCAATGAATATTGTTTCTGCGTCCACGGATAACACTCTGAAGCTTTGGGATTTGTCAATGTGTGCATCTCGGGTTATTGACACTCCACTCCAATCATTCACAGGACACATAAATGTAAAG AACTTTGTGGGTTTGTCAGTTTCTGATGGTTACATTGCTACTGGTTCAGAGACAAATGAG GTGTTTATCTATCACAAAGCCTTCCCCATGCCTGCATTGTCATTTAAGTTTGACAACACAGACCCACTTTCAGGCCACGAAATGGGTGATGCTGCACAGTTCATCTCCTCTGTTTGTTGGCGCAGCCagtcctcaaccttagttgctGCAAATTCCACAGGGAATATCAAAATTTTGGAGATGGTTTGA